A genome region from Thermomonospora amylolytica includes the following:
- a CDS encoding helix-turn-helix transcriptional regulator has translation MSGWDEEDARRLLEGVVPDELLAAYLKLLAEDGCPQAEAGALLGDAEAVEALTCRGMAHVRPGGPVAPPRLVPAPPDLALQGVLAELGRRLACEQERLLTGHRRLNESHRRPRASAGGSADQLVEIVTDRAEISRLSYALINAARRDWLTLDNYVLETPVQESTGFAPLPVFDGEVTCRAIYETRCAEHPIGVKTIEAAVQAGEQARLLPRIGMKMKLADEAVALLPLTPTGMSGALLVRSPVIVGALREYFEMLWERAVPFGGGTVEGPLTGIQAAILQMLAQGLSDEAISRRVDLSLTTVRRHITAIRETLGVETRFAAGAAAVRRGWIK, from the coding sequence GTGAGCGGGTGGGACGAGGAGGACGCCCGGCGGCTGCTGGAGGGCGTCGTCCCCGACGAACTGCTGGCGGCGTATCTGAAGCTGCTGGCGGAGGACGGCTGCCCGCAGGCTGAGGCGGGCGCGTTGCTGGGTGATGCCGAGGCGGTGGAGGCGTTGACCTGCCGGGGGATGGCGCATGTTCGTCCGGGTGGTCCGGTGGCTCCGCCTCGGCTGGTGCCCGCGCCGCCGGATCTGGCCCTGCAGGGTGTGCTGGCCGAGCTGGGCCGGCGGCTGGCGTGTGAGCAGGAGCGTCTGCTGACCGGACATCGCCGGTTGAACGAGAGCCACCGCAGGCCCCGGGCGAGTGCCGGTGGTTCTGCGGATCAGCTGGTGGAGATCGTGACCGATCGGGCGGAGATCAGCCGCCTGTCGTACGCGCTGATCAACGCCGCGCGGCGGGATTGGCTCACGCTGGACAACTATGTGCTGGAGACTCCGGTTCAGGAGAGCACCGGGTTCGCGCCGTTGCCGGTCTTCGACGGTGAGGTGACGTGCCGGGCGATCTATGAGACCCGGTGCGCCGAGCACCCGATCGGGGTGAAGACCATCGAGGCCGCCGTGCAGGCCGGGGAGCAGGCCCGGCTGCTGCCGCGGATCGGGATGAAGATGAAGCTGGCCGATGAGGCGGTGGCGTTGCTGCCGCTCACGCCCACGGGCATGTCCGGTGCGCTGCTGGTGCGGTCACCGGTCATCGTCGGGGCGTTGCGGGAGTACTTCGAGATGCTGTGGGAGCGGGCCGTTCCGTTCGGCGGCGGCACCGTCGAGGGGCCGCTGACCGGCATCCAGGCGGCGATCCTGCAGATGCTCGCCCAGGGACTGTCGGATGAGGCGATCAGCCGCCGGGTCGATCTGAGCCTGACCACCGTACGCCGCCATATCACCGCCATCCGCGAGACGCTCGGCGTGGAGACCCGTTTTGCCGCCGGGGCCGCCGCCGTGCGCCGCGGCTGGATCAAGTAA
- a CDS encoding transposase family protein codes for MPGCGALSQRRHSHYEQRLSDTAVGNQEVLIHLRVHRFWCPNDACDKKTFAEQVPGLTFRYGRRSITAGEALGDIALALVGRAGARLAERLAAAVSRMTLTRLIRNLPAPPSRLRRCWAWTTSPCGAAESTARS; via the coding sequence GTGCCAGGCTGTGGGGCGCTGTCGCAGCGCAGACACAGCCACTATGAGCAGCGCCTGTCCGACACCGCGGTCGGTAACCAGGAAGTACTGATCCACCTGCGGGTTCACCGGTTCTGGTGTCCCAACGACGCCTGCGACAAGAAGACCTTCGCCGAGCAGGTTCCGGGCCTGACGTTCCGCTACGGCCGCCGCAGCATCACCGCAGGCGAAGCCTTGGGGGACATCGCGCTGGCATTGGTCGGCCGCGCCGGTGCGCGCCTGGCCGAACGCCTGGCGGCCGCGGTGAGCCGGATGACGTTGACCAGGCTGATCCGCAACTTGCCGGCCCCGCCTTCGAGGCTCCGAAGGTGCTGGGCGTGGACGACTTCGCCCTGCGGCGCGGCAGAATCCACGGCACGATCCTGA
- a CDS encoding transposase translates to MDDFALRRGRIHGTILIDLATSRPVDVLADRTADTPAAWLRDHPGVEIVCRDRAGAYADGIARGAPEAIQVADRWHLWHNLGEAVERTVTKHRRHLQDLIDAPVAQPDGLPAPPTANPSVTPETRQDRIAERTRQRHAAIHALIVQGHGLRQIAHELNLGRNTVRRQELCVLGYRGGDTTVRQYVKPWRTELPAAPASARPPTVRQATGWFLRNPAHLDPDDHRRLDALCTACPQLAALRAHVRRFTEMMVHRAGQRLEAWMSAVLDDDLPELHSFVTGLTLPYSSGPVEGHVNRTKTIKRQMYGRANPDLLRKRILLAD, encoded by the coding sequence GTGGACGACTTCGCCCTGCGGCGCGGCAGAATCCACGGCACGATCCTGATCGACCTGGCCACGAGCAGACCGGTGGATGTGCTGGCCGACCGCACCGCCGACACCCCGGCGGCCTGGCTGCGGGACCATCCCGGTGTCGAGATCGTCTGCAGAGATCGAGCCGGCGCCTATGCCGACGGCATCGCCCGGGGAGCGCCCGAGGCCATCCAGGTCGCCGACCGCTGGCACCTGTGGCACAACCTCGGTGAAGCCGTCGAACGGACCGTCACCAAGCACCGCCGACATCTTCAAGACCTGATCGACGCGCCGGTCGCCCAGCCCGATGGGCTCCCCGCACCGCCCACGGCGAACCCCTCTGTCACGCCGGAGACCAGGCAGGATCGCATCGCGGAGCGCACCCGCCAGCGGCACGCCGCCATCCATGCCCTGATCGTCCAAGGCCACGGCCTGCGGCAGATCGCCCACGAGTTGAATCTGGGCCGCAACACCGTCCGCCGGCAGGAACTGTGCGTCCTGGGCTACCGGGGCGGGGACACCACCGTCCGCCAGTATGTGAAGCCCTGGCGGACCGAACTGCCCGCCGCCCCGGCTTCAGCGCGGCCGCCGACGGTCCGGCAGGCCACCGGCTGGTTCCTGCGCAATCCCGCCCACCTCGACCCCGACGACCACCGCCGCCTCGACGCCTTGTGCACCGCGTGCCCGCAACTGGCCGCCCTGCGGGCGCATGTTCGCCGGTTCACCGAGATGATGGTGCACCGCGCCGGGCAGCGGCTCGAAGCCTGGATGAGCGCCGTACTCGATGACGATCTGCCTGAGCTGCACTCCTTCGTCACCGGCCTCACCCTGCCCTACAGCTCCGGCCCGGTCGAAGGCCACGTCAACCGCACCAAAACGATCAAGAGACAGATGTACGGCCGCGCCAACCCCGACCTCCTGCGCAAACGCATCCTGCTGGCCGACTGA